A window of the Branchiibius hedensis genome harbors these coding sequences:
- the cydB gene encoding cytochrome d ubiquinol oxidase subunit II has protein sequence MGLQEFWFLIIAVLWIGYFTLEGFDFGVGMALPVLGRGPDGERRKRVLLNTIGPVWDGNEVWLLTAGGATFAAFPEWYATLFSGFYLALFLILVALIIRALGFEYRGKRDSDAWRRGWDWCIAIGSYVPALLWGVAFTNIVRGVPIDAQHEFTGNLFTLLNPIALLGGLMTLTVFFLHGLNFISLKTTGQIREDAQALATKVWVVAAVITVAFMLIINIQQGSIWSWLSFLIAVIACVGGFLAHLANREGWAFTGTFLAIAFVVASLFFALFPDVMPSSTNPAYSLTIHNASSSHLTLQIMTVVAVIFTPIVLLYQGFTYWMFRKRISVDNIPPAKDERDLATV, from the coding sequence ATGGGTCTGCAGGAGTTCTGGTTCCTGATCATCGCCGTCCTCTGGATCGGCTACTTCACCCTCGAAGGCTTCGACTTCGGCGTCGGCATGGCGTTGCCGGTGCTGGGTCGCGGACCGGACGGCGAGCGCCGAAAGCGGGTGCTGCTCAACACGATCGGCCCGGTCTGGGACGGCAACGAAGTGTGGCTGCTGACCGCTGGTGGTGCGACGTTCGCGGCGTTCCCCGAGTGGTACGCAACCCTCTTCAGCGGCTTCTACCTGGCCCTGTTCCTGATCCTGGTCGCACTGATCATCCGGGCGCTCGGCTTCGAATACCGCGGCAAGCGGGACAGTGACGCCTGGCGGCGCGGTTGGGACTGGTGCATCGCCATCGGCTCCTACGTGCCGGCCCTGCTGTGGGGTGTGGCGTTCACCAACATCGTGCGCGGTGTGCCGATTGACGCGCAGCACGAGTTCACCGGCAACCTGTTCACCTTGCTGAACCCGATCGCGCTGCTCGGCGGTCTGATGACGCTGACCGTGTTCTTCCTGCACGGGCTGAACTTCATCTCGCTCAAGACCACCGGGCAGATCCGCGAGGACGCGCAAGCCCTGGCGACCAAGGTCTGGGTCGTTGCGGCGGTGATCACCGTGGCCTTCATGTTGATCATCAACATCCAGCAGGGCTCCATCTGGAGCTGGCTGTCCTTCCTGATCGCCGTGATCGCGTGTGTCGGTGGGTTCCTCGCCCACCTGGCCAACCGCGAGGGGTGGGCGTTCACCGGCACCTTCCTGGCGATCGCCTTCGTGGTGGCCTCGTTGTTCTTCGCGCTGTTCCCCGACGTGATGCCCTCGAGCACCAACCCGGCCTACTCGCTGACGATCCACAACGCGTCCAGCAGCCACCTGACGCTGCAGATCATGACCGTGGTCGCGGTGATCTTCACGCCGATCGTGTTGCTCTACCAGGGCTTCACCTACTGGATGTTCCGCAAGCGGATCTCGGTGGACAACATCCCGCCGGCCAAGGACGAGCGGGACCTTGCGACCGTTTGA
- a CDS encoding BlaI/MecI/CopY family transcriptional regulator, translated as MTRRSSLGELERQLMEVLWAAEPGARLSSRQVQERMDPAQERAYTTIKTVLDRLVEKGVVQRHRDGRVWRYRARASRQSLTAESLRSVLGDIESSDRSTALLHFLEGVEATDRAELRRLLDQVEATNRPA; from the coding sequence ATGACCCGCCGCTCATCGCTCGGCGAGCTGGAACGCCAGCTCATGGAGGTGCTGTGGGCAGCTGAACCCGGCGCCCGGCTCTCATCGCGGCAGGTCCAGGAGCGCATGGATCCGGCGCAGGAGCGTGCCTACACGACCATCAAGACGGTGCTTGACCGGCTGGTTGAGAAGGGGGTCGTCCAGCGGCATCGCGACGGCCGGGTGTGGCGCTACCGCGCGCGGGCCAGCCGTCAGTCGCTGACCGCCGAATCGTTGCGCTCAGTGCTCGGCGACATCGAGAGCAGCGACCGCAGTACGGCGTTGCTGCACTTCCTCGAAGGGGTCGAAGCGACGGACCGGGCCGAGCTGCGACGACTCCTGGACCAAGTGGAAGCAACCAACCGTCCGGCGTGA
- a CDS encoding cytochrome ubiquinol oxidase subunit I: MDAHTALDLARWQFAITTVYHFLFVPITIGLSFVVAVFHTLWIKKRDPQWMRLSKFFGKLFAINFALGLVTGIVQEFQFGMNWSDYSRFVGDIFGAPLAIEALLAFFLESVFLGLWIFGWGRIPEKLHAATIWLVHIGTVLSAYFILTANSFMQNPVGYKNNPETGRAELTDFFAVLTNKVQLVTFPHVLFSAYLCGGAFVLGVAAWLVWRNKEHEDRWMYRKAAKFGAWMTLVAGLGIVISGDAQGKIMTEVQPMKMASAEALYESQDGAPFSILTIGSLNGQEEKIAITVPKLLSFLGTGSFSGHIQGINDLEKAYQAKYASDPLTRAESYTPTIPLTYWSFRLMMGFGFAAMAIAILALWSLRKSNGDGALTSRWWKWLGLAAVLFPVLGNSFGWIFTEAGRQPWIVFGLLTTSNGVSPSVGPWTVLLSLVGFTLLYGVLAVIEVGLTLRYAKAGAPPFDDPFEDSDDDSDDADKQLAFAY, encoded by the coding sequence ATGGATGCACATACCGCGCTAGACCTGGCGCGATGGCAGTTCGCCATCACGACCGTCTATCACTTCCTCTTCGTGCCCATCACGATCGGCTTGTCCTTCGTGGTCGCGGTCTTTCACACCTTGTGGATCAAGAAGCGTGACCCGCAGTGGATGCGGCTGAGCAAGTTCTTCGGCAAGCTCTTCGCGATCAACTTCGCGCTCGGACTGGTCACCGGCATCGTGCAGGAGTTCCAGTTCGGGATGAACTGGTCGGACTACTCCCGCTTCGTCGGCGACATCTTCGGCGCCCCGCTGGCCATCGAGGCGCTGCTCGCGTTCTTCCTCGAGTCGGTCTTCCTGGGGTTGTGGATCTTCGGTTGGGGGCGCATCCCGGAGAAGTTGCACGCCGCGACGATCTGGTTGGTACACATCGGCACGGTGCTCTCGGCGTACTTCATCCTGACCGCCAACTCGTTCATGCAGAACCCGGTCGGCTACAAGAACAACCCCGAGACCGGGCGCGCGGAACTGACCGACTTCTTCGCGGTGCTGACCAACAAAGTGCAGTTGGTGACCTTCCCGCACGTGCTCTTCTCCGCCTACCTGTGCGGTGGTGCGTTCGTCCTGGGTGTCGCCGCCTGGTTGGTGTGGCGCAACAAGGAGCACGAAGACCGCTGGATGTACCGCAAGGCAGCCAAGTTCGGCGCCTGGATGACCCTGGTCGCCGGTCTGGGCATCGTGATCTCCGGCGACGCGCAGGGCAAGATCATGACCGAGGTGCAGCCGATGAAGATGGCCTCCGCGGAGGCGCTCTACGAGAGCCAGGACGGTGCACCGTTCTCCATCCTGACGATCGGCAGTCTCAACGGCCAGGAAGAGAAGATCGCCATCACCGTGCCGAAGCTGTTGTCCTTCCTGGGCACCGGCAGCTTCAGCGGCCACATCCAGGGCATCAACGACCTGGAGAAGGCCTACCAGGCCAAGTACGCCAGTGACCCGCTCACCCGCGCCGAGAGCTACACCCCGACCATCCCGCTGACCTATTGGTCGTTCCGGTTGATGATGGGCTTCGGGTTCGCGGCGATGGCGATCGCGATCCTGGCGCTCTGGTCGCTGCGCAAGAGCAACGGGGATGGCGCGCTGACCAGTAGGTGGTGGAAGTGGCTCGGCCTGGCCGCCGTCCTCTTCCCCGTCCTGGGCAACAGTTTCGGCTGGATCTTCACCGAGGCCGGCCGGCAGCCGTGGATCGTCTTCGGTCTGTTGACCACCTCCAACGGCGTCAGCCCCAGCGTGGGTCCGTGGACCGTGCTGCTCTCACTGGTCGGCTTCACCCTCCTGTACGGCGTGTTGGCCGTCATCGAGGTCGGACTCACCTTGCGCTACGCCAAGGCGGGCGCCCCGCCGTTCGATGATCCCTTCGAGGACTCGGACGACGATTCCGACGACGCCGACAAACAACTGGCTTTCGCCTACTGA
- a CDS encoding carbohydrate ABC transporter permease, translating to MTILINEPVTVTGAPTKKVRRRWASRALGPWLLLLPAIVVLVIGLGIPLVRQCIMAFQHYGRAQQFGKPATFNGLDNFREVFTDPDVWAVVIRSLLFCAVNVIVTMLVATAIALLMTRISTAPRIILQVCLLLAWAMPVIAAMTVWQWLFDTSYGVINWTLVHLGLTGFDQHNWLINPLSFFFVATVIVVWMSVPFVVFTLYAALTQVSDEMLEAAALDGASGLQRLRFIIYPTIRPVISIVILLQIVWDLRVFAQINYLQGVGGTVSETNLLGTFIYQLGVGNSNYGVASALALLVLLMTLIISSGYIRSLLKEAKA from the coding sequence ATGACGATTCTCATCAACGAACCCGTGACCGTAACGGGAGCGCCGACCAAGAAGGTACGGCGCCGGTGGGCCAGCCGTGCCCTGGGGCCCTGGCTGCTGCTCCTGCCCGCGATCGTGGTCCTGGTCATCGGACTCGGCATTCCGTTGGTCCGCCAGTGCATCATGGCGTTCCAGCACTACGGCCGAGCGCAACAGTTCGGCAAACCCGCCACCTTCAACGGCCTGGACAACTTCCGGGAGGTCTTCACCGACCCCGACGTCTGGGCGGTCGTCATCCGCTCCCTGCTCTTCTGCGCCGTCAACGTCATTGTCACGATGCTCGTCGCGACCGCCATCGCGTTGCTGATGACCCGCATCTCGACGGCGCCGCGGATCATCCTGCAGGTCTGCCTGCTGCTGGCCTGGGCAATGCCGGTCATTGCCGCCATGACCGTGTGGCAGTGGCTCTTCGACACCTCCTACGGCGTCATCAACTGGACCCTGGTCCACCTCGGCCTGACCGGCTTCGACCAGCACAACTGGCTGATCAATCCGCTGTCCTTCTTCTTCGTCGCCACCGTGATCGTGGTCTGGATGAGCGTGCCGTTCGTGGTGTTCACCCTCTACGCAGCTCTCACGCAGGTTTCCGACGAGATGCTCGAGGCTGCTGCACTGGATGGCGCCAGCGGTTTGCAGCGGTTGCGTTTCATCATCTACCCCACCATCCGGCCCGTCATTTCGATCGTGATCTTGCTCCAGATCGTCTGGGACCTGAGGGTTTTCGCCCAGATCAACTACCTGCAGGGTGTGGGTGGCACGGTCAGTGAGACCAACCTGCTGGGCACGTTCATCTACCAACTCGGTGTCGGCAACAGCAACTACGGCGTCGCCTCGGCGCTCGCCCTCCTCGTGCTGTTGATGACGCTGATCATCAGCTCCGGGTACATCCGCTCGTTGCTGAAGGAGGCCAAGGCATGA
- a CDS encoding extracellular solute-binding protein produces MNIKTTVSFTVASVLTAGALAACSSGSTTTGGNTSGAAATTGGATTINLWLAGKEDTPKELTDWLTKTWATKYPGSTLKITHIDWPELTTRLNTALQSDTPPDVVEVGNTQAAAYTSVGAFTDLTSKMSELGSDIGPKSFIESGEWDGKNYAVPYYWGSRYIFYSKKAFKDAGIAVPTTLADFDKAAVTLKEKNAGNTKYSGFWLPGQDWRNGISWIFANGGNIATQENGKWVGQLASPNSVKGLTEWQNLAQKATTAPKDGKDAEPWTAFNNGESAMFMAPSWARWSVDKAKTADLGAFALPGVDGGAAPVFAGGSDLGIAAKSKNQDQAFDVLKLIYSDDYQKLLAKNGLGPANSSFTSLMGTDEFAKAAIAAASNSKLTPTSPNWAGVETSNVMEAFFGKLASGADVATTAKETDAALEKALNASS; encoded by the coding sequence ATGAACATCAAGACCACGGTGAGCTTCACCGTCGCCTCCGTCCTCACCGCAGGCGCGCTCGCCGCGTGCAGTAGCGGCAGCACCACCACCGGCGGCAACACCTCCGGTGCCGCCGCCACGACCGGTGGTGCCACGACGATCAACCTGTGGCTAGCCGGTAAAGAGGACACGCCCAAGGAACTGACCGACTGGCTGACCAAGACCTGGGCCACCAAATACCCCGGCAGCACCCTGAAGATCACGCACATCGACTGGCCGGAGCTGACCACGCGCCTGAACACCGCGTTGCAGAGCGACACTCCGCCGGACGTCGTCGAGGTCGGTAACACCCAGGCTGCGGCGTACACCAGTGTCGGCGCCTTCACCGACCTGACCAGCAAGATGAGCGAGTTGGGCAGCGACATCGGCCCCAAGAGCTTCATCGAGTCCGGTGAATGGGACGGCAAGAACTACGCCGTGCCGTACTACTGGGGTTCGCGCTACATCTTCTACAGCAAGAAGGCCTTCAAGGACGCCGGCATCGCGGTGCCGACGACCCTGGCCGACTTCGACAAGGCGGCCGTGACGCTGAAGGAGAAGAACGCCGGCAACACCAAGTACTCCGGCTTCTGGCTGCCGGGCCAGGACTGGCGCAACGGGATCAGCTGGATCTTCGCCAACGGCGGCAACATCGCCACGCAGGAGAACGGCAAGTGGGTCGGCCAGCTCGCCTCGCCGAACAGCGTCAAGGGGCTCACCGAGTGGCAGAACCTGGCCCAGAAGGCGACGACCGCGCCCAAGGACGGCAAGGACGCCGAACCGTGGACCGCGTTCAACAACGGCGAGAGCGCAATGTTCATGGCGCCGAGCTGGGCCCGATGGAGCGTCGACAAGGCCAAGACCGCTGACCTGGGCGCCTTCGCGTTGCCGGGTGTCGACGGTGGCGCCGCTCCCGTCTTCGCCGGCGGTTCGGACCTGGGCATCGCGGCCAAGTCCAAGAACCAGGACCAGGCGTTCGACGTGTTGAAGCTGATCTACAGCGACGACTACCAAAAGCTGCTGGCCAAGAACGGTCTCGGCCCGGCGAACTCCAGCTTCACCTCCTTGATGGGCACCGATGAGTTCGCCAAGGCAGCCATCGCGGCCGCCAGCAACTCCAAGCTCACGCCGACCTCGCCCAACTGGGCGGGCGTCGAGACCTCCAACGTCATGGAGGCCTTCTTCGGCAAGCTTGCCAGCGGGGCTGACGTCGCCACCACGGCGAAGGAGACCGACGCCGCTCTGGAGAAGGCGCTCAACGCCAGCTCCTAA
- the cydD gene encoding thiol reductant ABC exporter subunit CydD — MRPFDPRLVKQVPATRLPVAVIAALGVVAGILAVAQAFAIAALVVAVVHGHDLRTPAIAVLALLIGRGLVTGAGDLAAAWAGSRISSALRDRFLSGVLHQPADERAESGTLVTLATAGAASVEPYVARYLPALITAAVVPPLVLLALLFTDWPSFLIVVITLPLLPLFAALIGRHTQTQVDKRWAASNRLAGHFLDVMRGLPTLVGYQRAEHQVGVVAQVSDQHRKATNRTLRTAFLSSAALELLATICVAMVAVAVGLRLAGGHMLLGVGLTAILLAPEAYWPIRRVGQEFHTAADGVQAIDALLADAPATPSSAGAGALTATDLTYRYPGTEYDVIAGLSLTLEPGLTAIVGESGAGKTTLLELLAGLRTPTHGTVQAPRTHLVTQRPLLIPGTVADNLRLGNDASDDELRKAMQRTGFDAVVASLPDGLDTSVGDDGSGLSAGQRGLLALTRAVLDPTAVILLDEPTAHLDTSVSAGVDDALRTLSQDRTIAVVTHDPMLTMYADRVVTVPVTPGAESAVVPVASDAAEAHQPLAQPSSPEPEIPARQPVLRPAKGVIPAALVGSLATMCGVALTATSGWLIVQASLRPVVLTLLVAIVAVRTFGIGRPVLRYTERLLSHNAALRDLTLRRTALFARLIPLTPARLGRQRRGDVLNLAVHDLDDEVDAQVRVLVPAIGTILTLLIAVIVATALLPVTGLVLLAIALIVLLIGVLDFVLERQAQPSVLQTRGDIAAVAELATSNATALQGVHAQEPVLSRLQVAQERSARVSLSAATARATGDTLSLITVGIATVAIAVLAGHAVSAERISLPVAGLLTLLPVALTDVLTSVPDIVNALCRSLIARRRLVALTDQEPAVRDRSAASTPPVPQRPTLQLAQVNASWDDVHDALRHADLRVAPGEHIALVGDNGTGKSTALAVLARHLEPTAGRYTVDGVEVGTWAPDDVRRLIALVDDEPHVFAGSVRANLLLARPHATDHEVTSALIDSGLGHWLGGLPHGLDTMLGTGQRGVSGGERTRLAIARAVLSGRPVVLLDEPVAHLDVPTARSVLSDVQVALRESSLVIVSHQQIGLEGCDRVVALRDPAEATRA; from the coding sequence TTGCGACCGTTTGATCCCCGGCTGGTCAAGCAGGTCCCGGCCACCCGCCTCCCCGTCGCGGTCATCGCGGCGCTGGGGGTGGTGGCCGGGATCCTTGCTGTTGCCCAGGCGTTCGCCATCGCGGCCCTGGTCGTTGCGGTCGTGCACGGTCACGATCTGCGGACGCCCGCGATCGCCGTACTCGCGCTGCTGATCGGACGCGGATTGGTCACGGGCGCAGGCGATCTAGCCGCAGCTTGGGCCGGTAGCCGGATCAGTTCGGCGTTGCGGGACCGCTTCCTGTCCGGCGTCCTGCACCAGCCCGCCGACGAGCGGGCGGAGTCCGGCACGCTGGTCACCCTCGCCACCGCTGGCGCGGCGAGCGTTGAACCGTACGTCGCGCGCTACCTGCCGGCCCTGATCACCGCCGCGGTGGTGCCACCTCTGGTCCTGCTCGCGTTGCTCTTCACCGACTGGCCGAGCTTCCTGATCGTGGTCATCACCCTGCCCCTGCTGCCCCTGTTCGCGGCGCTGATCGGGCGGCACACCCAGACCCAGGTCGACAAGCGGTGGGCCGCCTCCAACCGGCTCGCCGGGCATTTCCTGGACGTCATGCGTGGGCTGCCGACCCTGGTCGGTTACCAGCGCGCCGAGCACCAGGTCGGCGTGGTGGCCCAGGTCAGCGACCAGCACCGCAAAGCCACCAACCGCACCCTGCGCACCGCGTTCCTGTCCTCGGCCGCGTTGGAGCTGTTGGCGACGATCTGCGTGGCCATGGTCGCCGTCGCGGTCGGCCTACGCCTCGCCGGTGGGCACATGCTGCTCGGCGTCGGCTTGACCGCGATCCTGCTTGCGCCCGAAGCGTATTGGCCCATTCGCCGGGTGGGTCAGGAGTTCCACACCGCTGCTGACGGCGTGCAGGCCATCGATGCCTTGCTGGCCGATGCCCCCGCTACTCCTTCGTCGGCCGGTGCGGGCGCCCTGACCGCGACCGACCTGACCTACCGCTACCCCGGCACCGAGTACGACGTCATCGCCGGCTTGTCCCTGACCCTCGAGCCAGGTCTGACCGCCATCGTCGGCGAATCCGGAGCGGGGAAGACGACCCTGCTGGAACTGCTGGCGGGGCTGCGGACGCCGACCCACGGCACCGTGCAGGCTCCGCGCACCCACCTGGTCACGCAGCGGCCGCTACTGATCCCGGGGACCGTCGCGGACAACCTGCGGCTAGGTAACGACGCGTCCGATGACGAACTCCGAAAAGCCATGCAGCGCACCGGATTCGACGCGGTCGTGGCGTCCCTGCCCGATGGCCTGGACACCTCCGTGGGTGACGACGGATCCGGTCTGTCGGCCGGTCAGCGCGGCCTGCTGGCCCTGACCCGCGCTGTGCTCGACCCCACCGCTGTCATCCTGCTGGACGAGCCCACCGCCCACCTGGACACCTCTGTCAGTGCCGGTGTCGATGACGCCCTGCGGACCCTGTCACAGGACCGCACCATTGCCGTGGTCACCCACGACCCGATGCTCACGATGTACGCCGATCGCGTCGTGACCGTGCCGGTCACCCCCGGCGCCGAGTCCGCTGTCGTGCCCGTGGCCTCGGACGCGGCAGAGGCGCATCAGCCTCTGGCGCAACCGAGTTCGCCGGAACCGGAGATTCCAGCCCGGCAGCCGGTGCTTCGTCCGGCCAAGGGTGTGATCCCGGCGGCCCTGGTCGGTTCCCTGGCCACGATGTGCGGGGTCGCCCTCACCGCGACCTCCGGCTGGTTGATCGTGCAGGCGAGCTTGCGACCGGTGGTGCTGACCTTGCTGGTCGCCATCGTCGCGGTGCGCACCTTCGGCATCGGTCGACCGGTGCTGCGCTACACCGAGCGACTGCTGTCGCACAATGCCGCCCTGCGCGATCTGACGCTTCGCCGCACCGCCCTGTTTGCCCGACTGATCCCGCTCACCCCGGCCCGGCTGGGTCGGCAGCGTCGCGGTGACGTCCTGAACCTGGCCGTGCACGACCTCGACGACGAGGTCGATGCGCAGGTGCGGGTGCTGGTCCCGGCGATCGGGACGATCCTGACGCTGCTGATCGCGGTCATCGTCGCGACGGCGCTGTTGCCGGTGACCGGCCTGGTGCTGCTCGCGATCGCGCTCATCGTCCTGCTGATCGGCGTCCTCGACTTCGTGCTGGAGCGGCAGGCCCAGCCCTCGGTCCTGCAGACCCGTGGCGACATCGCCGCGGTGGCTGAGCTCGCGACCTCGAATGCGACTGCGCTGCAAGGAGTCCACGCACAGGAGCCGGTGCTGTCCCGACTGCAGGTGGCGCAGGAGCGCAGTGCCCGGGTCAGTCTGTCTGCGGCAACCGCCCGGGCAACGGGTGACACGCTGAGTCTGATCACCGTCGGCATCGCCACTGTCGCCATCGCGGTGCTGGCCGGTCACGCGGTCTCCGCCGAACGCATCTCGCTGCCGGTGGCGGGTCTGCTGACCCTGCTGCCGGTCGCCCTGACCGATGTGTTGACCAGCGTGCCGGACATCGTCAATGCGTTGTGCCGCAGTCTGATCGCCCGCCGGCGACTGGTAGCCCTGACCGACCAGGAGCCGGCGGTTCGCGATCGCAGCGCGGCTTCGACGCCGCCGGTGCCGCAGCGCCCGACGTTGCAGCTGGCGCAGGTCAACGCTTCTTGGGACGACGTGCACGACGCGTTGCGGCACGCCGATCTGCGAGTCGCACCGGGTGAGCACATCGCGCTCGTCGGCGACAACGGCACCGGTAAGTCCACGGCGTTGGCCGTCCTGGCCAGGCACCTGGAACCAACGGCCGGTCGCTACACCGTCGACGGGGTGGAGGTCGGCACCTGGGCTCCGGACGACGTACGTCGATTGATCGCCCTGGTCGACGACGAGCCGCACGTCTTCGCTGGCTCGGTGCGCGCCAACTTGTTGTTGGCCCGGCCGCACGCGACCGACCACGAGGTGACCAGCGCTCTCATCGACAGCGGTCTGGGGCATTGGCTGGGCGGTCTGCCACACGGTCTGGACACGATGCTCGGTACGGGCCAGCGCGGTGTCTCCGGTGGTGAGCGCACCCGGCTGGCGATCGCCCGCGCGGTGTTGTCCGGTCGGCCGGTCGTGCTCCTGGACGAACCCGTCGCGCACCTGGACGTCCCCACCGCACGGTCCGTGCTCAGTGACGTTCAGGTGGCTCTGCGAGAATCGTCTCTCGTGATCGTTTCCCACCAGCAGATCGGCCTCGAGGGCTGCGACCGGGTTGTCGCGCTTCGGGACCCGGCGGAGGCGACACGCGCATGA
- a CDS encoding ROK family transcriptional regulator, protein MSTQGASPRREVRGRRDAAKVLPGDARAHNRSLVLQGLFDDGPLSRADLARHTGLTRVTISELVASLIEDGLVAEVGTRTESRQGKPATLVDLAPEGPVVIALDLSGDHLVSGALVDLGGAILSRHSKPIVDLQYAVADIIEVATALVGLSTRPVLGIGIGTPGIVDVSGAVVVAPNLGWENLDLAKRVSSWTGLPTYVQNDANAATLAEGTFGEGDNNGLFLVTIGAGVGGGVLIDGRPLVGPLQSSGEIGHVVVEPNGPECACGNHGCLETYLSANALRQADEEGRRRAGQLLGTVITPVVTTLGIADVVFYGDADLLDGPVIEATRTALAFQTLPFVAQRIQVRQVPRSAEHVLTGAAAHVRYRELGVV, encoded by the coding sequence ATGAGCACCCAGGGCGCCTCCCCTCGCCGCGAAGTCCGCGGCCGTCGCGACGCTGCCAAAGTGCTCCCCGGCGACGCCCGCGCCCATAACCGGTCCTTGGTCCTGCAGGGCCTGTTCGACGACGGTCCGTTGAGCCGCGCTGATCTCGCCCGGCACACCGGGCTGACCCGGGTCACCATCTCCGAACTGGTCGCCAGCCTGATCGAAGACGGCCTCGTTGCCGAGGTCGGCACCCGCACCGAATCGCGTCAGGGCAAACCGGCCACGCTGGTCGATCTCGCCCCCGAGGGACCGGTCGTCATTGCCCTCGACCTGTCCGGTGACCATCTGGTCAGTGGAGCACTGGTCGACCTCGGCGGCGCGATCCTGTCGCGGCACAGCAAGCCGATCGTGGATCTGCAGTACGCCGTGGCCGACATCATCGAGGTAGCGACCGCTCTCGTGGGCCTGAGCACCCGCCCCGTTCTGGGTATCGGGATCGGCACGCCCGGCATCGTGGACGTGAGCGGTGCGGTCGTCGTCGCGCCGAACCTCGGCTGGGAGAACCTCGACCTGGCCAAGCGGGTCAGCTCGTGGACCGGCCTACCGACGTACGTGCAGAACGACGCCAACGCCGCCACGCTCGCCGAAGGAACGTTTGGCGAAGGTGACAACAACGGACTCTTCCTGGTGACCATCGGCGCCGGTGTCGGTGGCGGAGTCCTCATCGACGGCCGACCCCTGGTCGGTCCCCTGCAGTCCTCCGGCGAGATCGGCCACGTCGTGGTCGAACCCAATGGCCCGGAGTGTGCCTGCGGCAACCATGGCTGCCTCGAGACCTACCTGTCCGCGAACGCGTTACGGCAGGCCGACGAGGAGGGCCGGCGGCGGGCCGGTCAGTTACTGGGCACGGTGATCACCCCGGTGGTCACCACGCTCGGAATCGCCGACGTCGTCTTCTACGGCGACGCCGACTTGTTGGACGGGCCGGTGATCGAGGCCACGCGCACAGCTTTGGCCTTCCAGACCCTGCCTTTCGTGGCCCAACGGATCCAGGTCCGTCAGGTCCCCCGCAGCGCCGAGCACGTGCTGACCGGCGCCGCTGCCCATGTCCGCTACCGAGAGCTTGGTGTCGTGTGA